A genomic region of Trifolium pratense cultivar HEN17-A07 linkage group LG3, ARS_RC_1.1, whole genome shotgun sequence contains the following coding sequences:
- the LOC123917190 gene encoding uncharacterized protein LOC123917190 has product MIRRDQTSAPSLVDLCVQKAIDKVRYLGNVGPVDHHLLERILPHCTLDQLMRVEKASKGTDLSPVTDKLWKKFFEKQFGIDCTNEAIKNMSKKRVSFRWLQLYEAKVKDIAQAEKELVDKIKRKYKEADAKKQSRQVKICTKTPPSSKRRFWGDNGPGYNVSNVKSNIMKKSKIEFLKCREVKNIAAINKNSIHRTASSSSFARSGSMSRIGSSSKDPKSSKRLF; this is encoded by the exons ATGATTAGAAGGGATCAAACGTCTGCGCCATCTCTGGTTGATCTTTGTGTTCAGAAAGCTATAGATAAAGTAAGGTACCTTGGAAATGTTGGTCCTGTTGATCATCATCTGCTTGAGCGAATCTTGCCGCACTGCACACTTGATCAGTTGATGCGCGTGGAGAAGGCCAGCAAA GGGACTGACTTGAGCCCTGTAACCGATAAATTGTGGAAAAAGTTCTTTGAAAAGCAGTTTGGTATAGATTGCACAAATGAAGCAATTAagaatatgtcaaaaaaaagagTATCATTCAGATGGTTGCAATTGTATGAG GCTAAAGTAAAGGATATAGCTCAGGCTGAGAAGGAATTAGTTGATAAAATCAAGCGAAAGTACAAGGAGGCAGATGCAA AAAAACAGAGCCGGCAAGTAAAGATATGCACCAAAACTCCACCTTCAAGTAAAAGAAGATTTTGGGgag ATAATGGACCTGGATACAATGTGTCAAATGTGAAGAGCAACATAATGAAGAAATCAAAGATTGAGTTTCTTAAGTG TCGCGAGGTAAAAAATATTGCAGCAATTAACAAAAATTCTATCCATAGAACTGCTAG TTCATCAAGCTTCGCGAGGAGTGGAAGTATGTCTAGAATTGGTTCAAGTTCCAAAGATCCCAAATCTTCAAAAAGGTTATTTTAG